From a region of the Thermodesulfobacteriota bacterium genome:
- a CDS encoding YcaO-like family protein has product MKNKVILNDAFKRFTLDQDKTLPPEETVKQFKAKLNKIDLDILKKTVRIDNGRLNIPVFISYCGQDAKNVTGGKKQMGKGATPQQAEASAVMELVERFSLFSYKNNPGHFTIEKYGNIKDKAIDFQMIAQSVHDENNDPDLMEQIFKDVPLKWTWATNLTQNKQVLIPFDWFFNINEFNGSCAGNCAEEAICQGICEIVERHTSSLISQHSINLPAINPDSATDPLVVEMLNKYRHAGVKLHITDFTLDMGIPSVGILAYDRSTFPEKSEIVWTAGTTPNPQKALSRALTEVAQLAGDFNTGSCYEASGLPKFNDLEDAGFITNPEKTVDITRLPDLSDDNIKIEVQRCISSLAEKQMEVIAINTTHPLLNIPAFYMIIPGAHFRERSLSADVGMFASKLLTENIDPDHAIDKLTKIKALLPDKYYINFYLGQCYLSVNKPQTALDYFTASISQNPAKHDLASIYSYMGICFKDMGEYQKALLVLEEGERHDNERTDIYNLMGFCYFKLKEHQKAIDSFKKVLKLDPGSAIDYANIASNYRDMGKIEKAIEYYLTALGLDPSIEFARKSLEKLQ; this is encoded by the coding sequence ATGAAGAATAAAGTGATATTAAATGATGCCTTTAAACGATTTACCCTCGATCAGGACAAAACGTTGCCACCTGAAGAGACTGTCAAACAATTTAAAGCCAAATTGAATAAAATTGATCTGGACATTTTAAAAAAGACAGTAAGGATTGATAACGGCCGGCTCAATATTCCGGTATTCATCAGTTACTGTGGCCAGGATGCTAAAAATGTCACCGGCGGTAAAAAGCAGATGGGAAAAGGAGCGACACCCCAGCAGGCCGAAGCCAGTGCAGTAATGGAACTGGTTGAAAGATTCAGCCTTTTTAGTTATAAAAATAATCCAGGCCATTTTACGATAGAAAAGTATGGCAATATTAAAGACAAAGCCATTGATTTTCAAATGATCGCCCAGTCGGTTCATGATGAAAATAACGACCCGGATTTGATGGAGCAGATATTTAAAGATGTTCCTTTAAAGTGGACATGGGCGACCAACCTTACCCAAAACAAACAAGTCCTTATTCCTTTTGACTGGTTTTTCAATATCAATGAGTTTAACGGATCCTGCGCCGGAAACTGTGCGGAAGAGGCCATTTGCCAAGGTATTTGCGAAATTGTTGAAAGGCATACATCATCCCTAATCAGTCAACACAGCATAAACCTTCCTGCGATCAATCCCGATTCAGCAACCGATCCACTTGTGGTGGAAATGTTAAATAAATACCGACATGCAGGGGTTAAATTGCACATTACCGATTTTACCCTTGATATGGGCATACCATCGGTGGGCATTCTGGCCTATGATCGGTCAACCTTTCCGGAAAAAAGTGAAATTGTCTGGACAGCAGGTACAACGCCGAATCCTCAAAAAGCTTTGAGTCGCGCACTGACAGAAGTCGCCCAGCTCGCGGGTGATTTTAATACCGGCTCCTGTTATGAAGCCAGCGGCCTGCCAAAATTCAATGATCTTGAAGACGCAGGTTTTATCACCAATCCTGAAAAAACAGTGGATATTACCCGCCTGCCGGATCTATCTGATGATAATATTAAAATTGAAGTCCAACGTTGCATTTCTTCACTGGCTGAAAAGCAAATGGAAGTGATTGCCATAAATACAACGCACCCATTGCTTAACATACCTGCTTTTTATATGATTATTCCAGGTGCACATTTCAGGGAACGTTCTCTAAGCGCAGATGTTGGAATGTTTGCATCCAAACTGCTAACGGAAAACATCGACCCCGACCATGCCATTGACAAGCTAACCAAAATTAAAGCATTACTTCCTGATAAATATTATATCAACTTTTACCTTGGCCAATGCTATCTGTCCGTCAATAAACCGCAAACCGCTCTCGATTATTTTACTGCTTCGATCAGTCAAAATCCTGCAAAGCATGATTTGGCCAGTATTTATTCCTACATGGGAATATGCTTTAAAGATATGGGAGAGTATCAAAAGGCGCTCCTGGTGCTTGAAGAAGGTGAGAGGCACGATAATGAGAGAACAGATATTTATAACCTGATGGGGTTTTGCTACTTTAAGTTAAAAGAACACCAAAAAGCGATTGACAGTTTTAAAAAAGTTCTCAAACTCGACCCCGGTTCCGCTATCGACTATGCCAATATTGCGTCAAACTATCGTGATATGGGGAAAATTGAAAAAGCGATTGAATATTACCTAACGGCCCTTGGGCTTGACCCTTCCATTGAATTTGCCAGAAAAAGTCTGGAAAAATTGCAGTGA
- the hisB gene encoding imidazoleglycerol-phosphate dehydratase HisB → MERLSSVKRNTRETKISVELNIDGKGKQHISTGIGFLDHMLTLFALHGFFDLSIDAKGDLEVDFHHTVEDIGLVLGDAFNRALGERRGIIRYGHAVTPMDDALAAVSVDMSKRPFLVYNVPRNPGSGAPFDVSLAKEFFRAFTVSGGMNLHINVTYGDNEHHILESIFKATARALDQATSTDKRIADVQSTKGKL, encoded by the coding sequence ATGGAACGATTATCTTCGGTAAAAAGAAACACCAGAGAAACCAAAATAAGTGTTGAATTGAATATTGATGGAAAGGGAAAGCAGCATATATCTACAGGGATTGGATTTCTTGATCATATGCTGACGCTTTTTGCCCTGCATGGTTTCTTTGACTTATCCATAGATGCAAAGGGAGATCTGGAAGTTGATTTTCACCACACTGTAGAGGATATAGGACTGGTATTGGGGGATGCATTTAACAGGGCCCTTGGTGAAAGAAGGGGAATAATCAGGTATGGACATGCGGTGACGCCAATGGATGATGCTTTGGCTGCTGTAAGCGTTGATATGTCCAAGCGCCCTTTTCTGGTTTATAATGTTCCGAGGAATCCGGGTTCGGGTGCGCCTTTCGATGTATCACTTGCAAAAGAATTTTTCAGGGCGTTTACCGTTAGTGGTGGAATGAATTTACATATTAACGTGACCTATGGTGATAATGAACATCATATCCTTGAATCTATATTCAAAGCAACGGCCAGAGCTCTGGACCAGGCGACTTCAACAGATAAAAGAATTGCTGATGTTCAATCCACTAAGGGAAAATTGTAA
- the hisA gene encoding 1-(5-phosphoribosyl)-5-[(5-phosphoribosylamino)methylideneamino]imidazole-4-carboxamide isomerase — MIIIPAVDIKNGRCVRLFQGKKDEETVFSNDPVKMAIKWDNEGAELIHVIDLDGAFEKSPQNLNSIQKIIENVKADVQVGGGIRDNKTIRKFIDLGAKKVIIGTEAIKNPKLVKDACKQFPGRIVVGIDARNGMVAIEGWTETTKIKALDLAKQFEDCGVAAINFTDIYRDGMQTGPNIKQTMIMAKNVTIPVVASGGVSTLEDIKKLVRLEKFGVSGIITGRALYSGNLDLKEAIELAKNTNNQSGN; from the coding sequence ATGATTATCATACCGGCAGTAGATATTAAAAATGGCAGATGTGTGCGCCTGTTCCAGGGGAAAAAGGATGAAGAAACCGTTTTTTCCAATGATCCGGTAAAGATGGCAATAAAATGGGATAACGAGGGAGCCGAACTGATTCATGTGATTGATCTGGATGGCGCCTTTGAAAAAAGCCCGCAAAATTTAAATTCCATCCAAAAAATAATTGAAAATGTAAAAGCGGATGTACAGGTGGGTGGTGGAATCAGGGATAATAAAACCATAAGAAAGTTTATTGATCTTGGGGCAAAAAAAGTGATCATCGGTACGGAAGCGATTAAAAACCCAAAGCTGGTGAAAGATGCCTGTAAACAATTTCCCGGTCGGATTGTGGTCGGAATAGATGCACGAAATGGAATGGTGGCCATCGAAGGGTGGACCGAAACGACTAAAATTAAGGCGCTTGATCTGGCGAAACAATTTGAAGATTGTGGCGTGGCGGCAATAAATTTTACTGATATCTACAGAGACGGAATGCAAACCGGCCCTAACATAAAGCAAACAATGATTATGGCAAAAAATGTTACCATACCGGTGGTCGCTTCAGGTGGTGTATCCACCCTTGAGGATATAAAAAAACTGGTTCGACTGGAAAAATTTGGTGTGAGCGGTATCATTACCGGGAGAGCATTATACAGCGGAAATCTTGACTTAAAGGAAGCGATCGAATTAGCAAAAAATACCAATAACCAATCCGGTAATTAA
- a CDS encoding response regulator — MEYSILVVDDQQIIRDMLENTLSRESYTVYCAGSAEEALKILSQESIDVVISDEVMPGMTGTQFLAVVRKAYPDVIRIILTGHASLESAMRAINEGEIYRFLTKPCNLVDLSVTIRQALQQKYLKNENKRLAKIVKQQSYSLGEIEEKYPGITKVKRDSGGAIIIDDND, encoded by the coding sequence ATGGAATACAGCATCTTGGTTGTTGACGATCAGCAGATTATTCGTGATATGCTGGAAAATACGCTTTCCCGTGAATCTTACACGGTTTATTGTGCCGGTTCCGCAGAAGAGGCGCTTAAAATCCTGTCGCAAGAATCGATTGACGTGGTTATTTCAGATGAAGTCATGCCTGGAATGACAGGAACCCAATTTCTTGCCGTTGTTCGAAAAGCATATCCTGATGTAATCCGTATCATTTTAACCGGGCATGCAAGTCTTGAATCGGCAATGCGTGCCATTAACGAAGGAGAAATCTATCGATTTTTAACCAAGCCGTGCAATCTGGTCGATCTATCCGTAACCATTCGACAGGCATTGCAGCAAAAATATCTAAAAAACGAAAACAAACGGTTGGCAAAAATTGTTAAACAGCAATCCTATTCCTTGGGAGAGATTGAAGAAAAATATCCGGGGATAACCAAAGTAAAAAGAGATTCCGGAGGAGCAATTATCATTGACGATAATGATTGA